In a single window of the Terriglobus roseus genome:
- the rpoC gene encoding DNA-directed RNA polymerase subunit beta' produces MFRSSPFELSGPITDFDAIRISLASPEKIRSWSHGEVTKPETINYRTFKPERDGLFCARIFGPITDWECLCGKYKRMKHRGVICDKCGVEVTLSKVRRERLGHIELASPCSHVWFFKGLPSRIGHLLDISLRELEAVLYFESYVVIDAGDAPVKEREIIKDETRFRELDQQYRPSGFKAMMGAEAIKELLKRVEIEELAIEMREKMKVEQSLQKKLKYAKRLKVVEAFRRSDNKPQWMILDVIPVIPPELRPLVPLDGGRFATSDLNDLYRRVINRNNRLKKLMDLHAPEVIVRNEKRMLQEAVDALFDNGRRGRVLRGANNRPLKSLSDTLKGKQGRFRQNLLGKRVDYSGRSVIVVGPELKLHQCGLPKKMALELFKPFIYHRLEQTGHCTTIKQAKEMVEMQEPIVWDILEEVIKDHPVLLNRAPTLHRLGIQAFEPVLVEGKAIKIHPLVCTAFNADFDGDQMAVHIPLSPEAQVEASVLMLAAHNILSPASGQPITVPTQDLVLGLYYVTKAKVGAKGEGRVFANIEEVLMALEAKQVETLSPIRLRYTGPVLDLTTAYDDQDLTHTEVVEYNKQFISTTVGRAILNDALPDGMPYINGLLKKKGIGQLINYCYLNLGLEVTVKALDRIKELGFQYATRSGLSVGLDDMVIPASKYTVVHEAEKQVIAVQQQYLDGAITNGERSNKVIQMWSGVTERVADEMFNNMKQADKEGVMNPIYIMADSGARGSKQQIRQLSGMRGLMAKPSGEIIEVPITANFREGLTVQQYFISTHGARKGLADTALKTADSGYLTRRLVDVAQDVIITESDCGTTQGIYVTPIIEAGEIIEPLRDRIIGRVTLEQFKDVDGKVIVNVNQEIDETKATDIQAAGVEKVKIRSVLTCESKRGVCKLCYGRNLGSGKMVEMGEAVGVIAAQSIGEPGTQLTMRTFHVGGTASRVSDQSRLDAKNAGTLKYINLNTVRAKDGNLVAMNRSGQVAIVDDKGRERERYPIVYGAKLRVEDGAQVDIGTTIGEWDPYTYSIVTEIGGTIQFKDLQEGITLNDEVDEVTGLSRLVVADAPDEKRQPALLVNGNDGSKKRYLMPSRAYLMIADGEEVTPGDILAKIPRESTRTKDITGGLPRVVELFEARKPRETATIAEIDGVIRFGDVVKGQRKIYITGDNGEEREYSVPRSIYVNVQEGERLQAGEKLFDGPLNPHDVLAVLGEKELQKYLVNEIQEVYRLQGVAISDKHIETIVRQMLRWVKVDEVNDTNFLMEQQIDRFRFDAENDRVTKEGGRPATGRPLLLGITKASLSTDSFISAASFQETTRVLTEASINGAVDTLRGLKENVIVGRLIPAGTGMEYYRNVQLSPELEEAAAKIQQEVQEAHDAEERELEAMRMEGEQEELAAE; encoded by the coding sequence ATGTTCCGTTCGAGCCCCTTTGAACTGTCCGGCCCCATCACCGACTTTGACGCGATCCGTATCTCTCTCGCATCCCCCGAGAAGATCCGTTCGTGGTCGCACGGTGAGGTGACCAAGCCCGAGACGATCAACTACCGTACCTTCAAGCCGGAGCGCGATGGCCTGTTCTGCGCGCGTATCTTCGGACCCATCACCGACTGGGAGTGCCTCTGCGGCAAGTACAAGCGCATGAAGCATCGCGGCGTTATCTGCGACAAGTGCGGCGTTGAAGTCACACTGTCCAAGGTCCGTCGTGAGCGCCTGGGCCACATTGAGCTGGCTTCGCCCTGCTCGCACGTCTGGTTCTTCAAGGGCCTGCCGTCGCGTATCGGCCACCTGCTCGACATCTCGCTGCGTGAGCTCGAAGCGGTTCTGTACTTCGAGTCGTACGTCGTCATCGACGCCGGTGATGCGCCCGTCAAGGAGCGCGAGATCATCAAGGACGAGACCCGCTTCCGCGAGCTCGACCAGCAGTACCGTCCCTCGGGCTTCAAGGCCATGATGGGCGCAGAAGCCATCAAGGAACTGCTCAAGCGCGTTGAGATCGAAGAGCTCGCCATTGAAATGCGCGAGAAGATGAAGGTCGAGCAGAGCCTGCAGAAGAAGCTGAAGTATGCCAAGCGTCTGAAGGTGGTTGAGGCCTTCCGTCGTTCGGACAACAAGCCTCAGTGGATGATTCTCGACGTGATCCCCGTGATCCCGCCTGAGCTTCGCCCCCTTGTGCCGCTTGATGGCGGCCGCTTCGCCACGTCGGATCTGAACGATCTCTATCGCCGCGTGATCAACCGTAACAACCGCCTCAAGAAGCTCATGGACCTCCATGCGCCTGAAGTGATTGTTCGGAACGAAAAGCGCATGCTGCAGGAAGCTGTCGACGCTCTGTTCGACAACGGCCGTCGTGGCCGCGTCCTTCGTGGCGCGAACAACCGTCCGCTCAAGTCGCTCTCTGACACCCTCAAGGGCAAGCAGGGCCGCTTCCGTCAGAACCTTCTCGGCAAGCGCGTGGACTACTCGGGCCGTTCCGTTATCGTCGTCGGACCAGAGCTGAAGCTTCACCAGTGCGGCCTGCCGAAGAAGATGGCGCTTGAGCTCTTCAAGCCCTTCATCTATCACCGCCTTGAGCAGACTGGTCACTGCACCACGATCAAGCAGGCCAAGGAAATGGTCGAGATGCAGGAACCCATCGTCTGGGACATCCTGGAAGAGGTCATCAAGGATCACCCGGTCCTGCTGAACCGCGCACCAACCCTCCACCGTCTGGGTATCCAGGCGTTCGAGCCGGTGCTCGTCGAGGGCAAGGCAATCAAGATCCACCCGCTCGTTTGCACGGCGTTCAACGCCGACTTCGACGGCGATCAGATGGCCGTCCACATCCCGCTGTCGCCGGAAGCACAGGTCGAAGCATCGGTCCTGATGCTTGCTGCGCACAACATCCTGTCGCCCGCATCGGGTCAGCCCATCACCGTCCCCACGCAGGATCTCGTCCTCGGTCTGTACTACGTGACCAAGGCCAAGGTTGGCGCAAAGGGTGAAGGCCGCGTCTTCGCGAACATCGAAGAAGTGCTGATGGCTCTCGAAGCGAAGCAGGTTGAGACGCTGTCGCCCATCCGTCTGCGTTACACCGGTCCCGTGCTCGATCTGACGACCGCGTATGACGATCAGGATCTGACGCACACCGAAGTGGTCGAGTACAACAAGCAGTTCATCTCGACCACGGTTGGCCGCGCCATCCTGAACGACGCTCTTCCGGACGGCATGCCGTACATCAACGGCCTGCTCAAGAAGAAGGGCATTGGTCAGCTCATTAACTACTGCTACCTGAACCTGGGCCTCGAAGTCACGGTGAAGGCGCTCGACCGCATCAAGGAACTCGGCTTCCAGTACGCGACGCGTTCGGGCCTGTCCGTTGGTCTGGATGACATGGTCATCCCGGCTTCCAAATACACCGTTGTGCACGAGGCCGAGAAGCAGGTCATCGCTGTGCAGCAGCAGTACCTGGACGGCGCCATCACCAACGGCGAGCGTTCGAACAAGGTCATCCAGATGTGGTCGGGCGTTACCGAGCGCGTCGCCGATGAGATGTTCAACAACATGAAGCAGGCGGACAAGGAAGGAGTCATGAACCCGATCTACATCATGGCCGATTCCGGTGCGCGTGGTTCCAAGCAGCAGATTCGTCAGCTCAGCGGTATGCGTGGTTTGATGGCGAAGCCGTCGGGCGAAATCATCGAAGTGCCCATCACGGCAAACTTCCGTGAAGGCCTCACCGTGCAGCAGTACTTCATCTCGACGCACGGCGCTCGTAAGGGCCTGGCGGATACCGCGTTGAAGACGGCTGACTCGGGCTACCTGACCCGCCGCCTCGTCGACGTGGCACAGGACGTCATCATCACCGAGTCCGATTGCGGCACCACGCAGGGCATCTATGTCACGCCGATCATTGAAGCCGGCGAGATCATCGAGCCGTTGCGCGACCGTATCATCGGCCGCGTCACGCTGGAGCAGTTCAAGGATGTCGATGGCAAGGTCATCGTCAACGTGAACCAGGAGATCGACGAGACGAAGGCGACTGACATTCAGGCAGCCGGCGTTGAGAAGGTCAAGATCCGCTCCGTGCTCACCTGCGAATCCAAGCGCGGCGTCTGCAAGCTCTGCTATGGCCGTAACCTCGGCTCGGGCAAGATGGTTGAGATGGGCGAAGCCGTTGGCGTCATCGCGGCACAGTCCATCGGTGAGCCTGGTACCCAGCTCACGATGCGTACCTTCCACGTCGGTGGAACCGCATCGCGTGTTTCGGATCAGTCGCGCCTCGATGCCAAGAATGCCGGCACGCTGAAGTACATCAACCTGAACACCGTTCGCGCGAAGGACGGCAACCTGGTCGCCATGAACCGTTCGGGCCAGGTCGCCATCGTCGACGACAAGGGCCGCGAGCGCGAGCGTTACCCCATCGTCTACGGCGCGAAGCTGCGTGTGGAAGATGGAGCTCAGGTCGACATCGGCACCACGATCGGTGAGTGGGATCCGTACACCTACTCGATCGTCACCGAAATCGGCGGCACCATCCAGTTCAAGGATCTACAGGAGGGCATCACGCTCAACGACGAAGTGGACGAAGTCACCGGCCTGTCGCGCCTGGTGGTTGCGGACGCTCCCGATGAAAAGCGTCAGCCCGCTCTGCTGGTCAATGGCAACGATGGATCGAAGAAGCGTTACCTGATGCCAAGCCGTGCGTACCTGATGATCGCGGACGGAGAAGAGGTCACCCCTGGTGACATCCTCGCCAAGATCCCGCGTGAGTCGACCCGTACCAAGGACATCACCGGCGGTCTGCCCCGCGTTGTGGAACTGTTCGAAGCGCGTAAGCCGCGTGAGACGGCCACCATCGCTGAGATCGACGGTGTCATCCGCTTCGGCGATGTGGTCAAGGGTCAGCGCAAGATCTACATCACCGGGGACAACGGCGAAGAGCGCGAGTACTCCGTACCCCGCTCCATCTACGTGAACGTGCAGGAGGGTGAGCGTCTGCAGGCCGGCGAGAAGCTGTTCGACGGTCCTCTGAACCCGCACGACGTCCTGGCGGTACTGGGCGAGAAGGAACTGCAGAAGTACCTGGTCAACGAGATCCAGGAAGTCTACCGTCTGCAGGGCGTGGCGATCAGCGACAAGCACATCGAAACCATCGTGCGGCAGATGCTGCGCTGGGTGAAGGTGGACGAAGTCAATGACACCAACTTCCTCATGGAGCAGCAGATCGACCGCTTCCGCTTCGACGCGGAGAACGATCGTGTCACCAAGGAAGGTGGCCGTCCCGCCACGGGCCGTCCGCTGCTGCTGGGTATCACCAAGGCGTCGCTGTCCACCGACAGCTTCATCTCGGCTGCCAGCTTCCAGGAGACGACCCGCGTCCTCACCGAGGCGTCCATCAACGGCGCCGTGGATACCCTCCGCGGCCTGAAGGAGAACGTCATCGTCGGCCGCCTCATCCCCGCCGGCACCGGCATGGAGTACTACCGCAACGTTCAGCTCTCACCCGAGCTGGAAGAGGCGGCAGCGAAGATCCAGCAGGAAGTTCAGGAAGCGCACGACGCCGAAGAGCGCGAGCTCGAGGCAATGCGCATGGAAGGCGAACAGGAAGAACTCGCCGCCGAGTAA
- the rpoB gene encoding DNA-directed RNA polymerase subunit beta yields the protein MASNTETRALRSRLDFSKIPTAIQIPNLIEVQRRSYERFLQMDKLPQEREDNGLQSVFTSVFPITDFRNVSELEFVDYSIGNWECKCGYLKGLNHLRTACVNCGHMVITDPFHPGDVLCHFCGTYNKNTPDFCTKCGDPVGLQLKYDQAECEERGMTYAAPLKVTIRLKIYDKDPETGVKTLRDMKEQEVFFGDIPLMSANGTFIVNGTERVIVSQLHRSPGVFFETANNRTYFLGKIIPYRGSWVEFEYDQKNILYVRIDRKRKFLGTIFLRALGLRTDEEILKTFYTADNISLRDGKMYWQIPAEGTTNIVGIKPANAINGTDGVEIVAANRKISSSLLAKMRAGGVTEIEVAQSDFDNAIFAADVVDLTTGELLYEANQEATADKLHKILQTGSTGFEVFFPEKDDVGNIITNTLKRDSVRKPEEALIEIYRKLRPGDPPTLDTATALFEGMFFDPRKYDFSRVGRLKFNIKLYESQDATNLDKRTLTPEDFYGTIRYLLKLRKNIGLVDDIDHLGNRRVRAVGELMENQFRIGLVRMERAIKEKMSVYQEMSTAMPHDLINAKPVMAAIREFFGSSQLSQFMDQTNPLSEITHKRRLSALGPGGLSRERAGFEVRDVHPTHYGRICPIETPEGPNIGLISSLSCFARINEYGFIESPYRKVKDGQVVDYVAVTNAGESGFRQGDPIEINEARELKQQLAKDGKRVIETEPFSFYLSAWEEDRHTIAQANITLDENGKLTEDLVNARRQGNFVLVPQAEVDYIDVSPKQLVSVAASLVPFLEHDDANRALMGANMQRQSVPLLVAEAPFVGTGMEGVTARDSGAVILARRNGIIDSVDSERIIVRVEGEHHPTQLSREVGSDIYQLTKFKRSNQNTCINQKPIVRKGDRVLKGQVIADGPCTEQGELGLGRNVLVGFMPWRGYNFEDAILISEKLVREDYYTSIHIEEFEIEARDTKLGPEEITRDIPNVSEHALRDLDESGIIRIGAKVGHNDILVGKVTPKGETQLTPEEKLLRAIFGEKAGDVRDASLTCPPGIEGTVVDIRIFSRKGQEKDERAKSIEQEQIEKLEKNLADEIRILTDERLKRLEAILGGKEVQADLHDERTNKKLLSKGDNLDRDTIELISTRNLKRIRYADKDPRVNEQIDEIEEMTSRQIDVLRKITNEKISKLQKGDELSPGVIKMVKVYIAMKRRLSVGDKMAGRHGNKGVVARILPEEDMPYLPDGTPVEIVLNPLGVPSRMNVGQILETHLGWAAHKLGAMVAEMAAQAENANEIRELFKARFKDTAALNQLLELDDEMTVRVAAGMKKGIWFGTAVFDGARETEIKALLAAAGLPSSGKSELFDGMTGEPFEQPVTVGYIYMLKLSHLVDDKIHARSIGPYSLITQQPLGGKAQFGGQRFGEMEVWALEAYGAAYILQELLTAKSDDVFGRTKIYEAIVKGEAAIEPGVPESFNVLIRELQSLCLDVELVKQEDLKKIPMLPIAAAAD from the coding sequence ATGGCAAGCAACACCGAAACGCGCGCCCTTCGCAGCCGTCTCGATTTCTCGAAGATCCCAACCGCAATCCAGATCCCGAACCTCATCGAGGTCCAGCGCCGCAGCTATGAGCGCTTCCTGCAGATGGACAAGCTCCCCCAGGAGCGCGAGGACAATGGACTGCAGTCGGTCTTCACATCCGTATTCCCAATCACCGACTTCCGCAACGTCTCCGAACTCGAGTTCGTCGATTACTCCATCGGCAACTGGGAGTGCAAGTGCGGCTACCTCAAGGGTCTGAACCACCTGCGCACGGCCTGCGTGAACTGCGGCCACATGGTCATCACGGATCCCTTCCACCCGGGCGATGTGCTCTGCCATTTCTGCGGTACCTACAACAAGAACACCCCTGACTTCTGTACCAAGTGCGGTGACCCAGTTGGCTTGCAACTGAAGTATGACCAGGCAGAGTGCGAAGAGCGTGGCATGACCTACGCCGCACCGCTGAAGGTCACCATCCGGCTCAAGATCTACGACAAGGATCCTGAGACAGGTGTGAAGACCCTGCGCGACATGAAGGAGCAGGAAGTCTTCTTTGGCGACATCCCGCTCATGTCTGCCAACGGTACGTTTATCGTTAACGGCACCGAGCGCGTCATTGTTAGCCAGCTGCACCGTTCGCCCGGCGTCTTTTTCGAGACGGCGAACAACCGCACCTACTTTCTGGGCAAGATCATCCCGTACCGCGGTTCGTGGGTTGAGTTCGAGTACGACCAGAAGAACATCCTGTACGTCCGCATCGATCGCAAGCGCAAGTTCCTGGGAACCATCTTCCTGCGCGCGCTCGGTCTGCGCACGGACGAGGAGATCCTCAAGACCTTTTACACGGCGGACAACATCTCGCTGCGTGACGGCAAGATGTACTGGCAGATCCCTGCAGAGGGCACGACGAACATCGTTGGCATCAAGCCGGCGAACGCCATCAACGGCACCGACGGTGTGGAGATCGTTGCGGCAAACCGCAAGATCAGCTCCTCGCTGCTGGCCAAGATGCGCGCAGGTGGCGTGACTGAAATCGAAGTTGCGCAGAGCGACTTCGACAATGCGATCTTCGCTGCCGACGTAGTCGACCTGACCACGGGCGAGCTGCTGTACGAGGCAAACCAGGAAGCCACCGCGGACAAACTGCACAAGATTCTGCAGACCGGTTCGACGGGCTTCGAGGTCTTCTTCCCTGAGAAGGACGACGTTGGCAACATCATCACGAACACGCTGAAGCGTGACTCCGTGCGCAAGCCTGAGGAAGCTCTGATCGAGATCTACCGCAAGCTGCGTCCGGGCGACCCGCCGACGCTGGACACCGCGACCGCTCTCTTCGAAGGCATGTTCTTCGATCCGCGCAAGTACGACTTCTCGCGCGTGGGCCGTCTCAAGTTCAACATCAAGCTGTACGAGAGCCAGGACGCAACCAACCTGGACAAGCGCACACTGACGCCGGAAGACTTCTACGGAACCATCCGTTACCTGCTCAAGCTGCGTAAGAACATTGGCCTTGTGGACGACATCGATCACCTTGGCAACCGCCGCGTCCGCGCGGTTGGCGAGCTGATGGAGAACCAGTTCCGCATCGGTCTTGTGCGGATGGAGCGCGCTATCAAGGAAAAGATGAGCGTGTACCAGGAGATGTCGACGGCGATGCCGCACGATCTCATCAACGCCAAGCCCGTCATGGCTGCCATCCGCGAGTTCTTCGGATCCTCGCAGCTGTCGCAGTTCATGGATCAGACGAACCCCTTGAGCGAGATCACGCACAAGCGCCGTCTGTCGGCCCTTGGACCTGGTGGTCTGTCGCGTGAACGCGCTGGCTTCGAAGTCCGCGACGTTCACCCGACGCACTACGGACGTATCTGCCCGATCGAGACGCCGGAAGGCCCGAACATCGGTCTCATCTCGTCGCTGTCGTGCTTTGCGCGTATCAACGAGTACGGCTTCATCGAGTCGCCTTACCGCAAGGTCAAGGACGGCCAGGTCGTCGACTACGTTGCCGTCACCAATGCTGGTGAGAGCGGCTTCCGCCAGGGTGATCCGATTGAGATCAACGAGGCGCGTGAGCTCAAGCAGCAGCTGGCGAAGGATGGCAAGCGTGTCATTGAGACCGAGCCGTTCTCCTTCTACCTGTCCGCATGGGAAGAGGATCGCCACACGATCGCGCAGGCAAACATCACGCTGGATGAGAACGGCAAGCTGACCGAAGATCTGGTCAACGCTCGTCGTCAGGGCAACTTCGTTCTGGTGCCGCAGGCTGAGGTCGATTACATCGACGTCTCGCCGAAGCAGCTCGTCTCCGTGGCCGCATCGCTCGTGCCGTTCCTTGAGCACGATGACGCGAACCGCGCACTGATGGGCGCCAACATGCAGCGCCAGTCGGTTCCCCTGCTCGTCGCAGAGGCTCCGTTTGTCGGCACCGGCATGGAAGGCGTTACCGCGCGCGACTCCGGCGCTGTGATCCTTGCCCGTCGTAACGGCATCATCGACTCGGTCGACTCCGAGCGCATCATCGTTCGTGTAGAAGGCGAGCACCACCCCACGCAGCTGTCGCGTGAGGTTGGTTCGGACATCTACCAGCTCACGAAGTTCAAGCGTTCCAACCAGAACACCTGCATCAATCAGAAGCCGATCGTCCGCAAGGGTGACCGTGTTCTGAAGGGCCAGGTGATCGCGGATGGTCCTTGCACAGAGCAGGGCGAGCTTGGTCTTGGCCGTAACGTGCTCGTCGGCTTCATGCCGTGGCGCGGTTACAACTTCGAGGACGCGATCCTCATCTCGGAAAAGCTGGTCCGCGAGGACTACTACACCTCGATTCACATTGAGGAGTTCGAGATCGAAGCACGCGACACGAAGCTGGGACCGGAAGAGATCACGCGCGATATCCCCAACGTTTCCGAGCACGCTCTGCGTGACCTGGACGAGTCGGGCATCATCCGCATCGGTGCAAAGGTTGGTCACAACGACATCCTCGTCGGCAAGGTAACGCCCAAGGGCGAGACCCAGCTGACGCCGGAAGAGAAGCTGCTACGCGCCATCTTCGGTGAAAAGGCCGGCGATGTTCGTGACGCTTCGCTCACGTGCCCTCCCGGCATCGAAGGCACCGTCGTCGACATCCGCATCTTCTCCCGCAAGGGTCAGGAAAAGGATGAGCGCGCGAAGTCCATCGAGCAGGAGCAGATTGAGAAGCTGGAGAAGAACCTGGCTGACGAAATCCGCATTCTGACGGACGAGCGTCTCAAGCGCCTCGAGGCAATTCTGGGTGGCAAGGAAGTGCAGGCTGACCTGCATGACGAGCGCACCAACAAGAAGCTGCTCTCCAAGGGCGACAACCTCGACCGCGACACCATCGAGCTGATCAGCACGCGCAACCTGAAGCGTATTCGTTACGCCGACAAGGATCCCCGCGTAAACGAGCAGATCGATGAGATCGAGGAGATGACCTCGCGCCAGATCGATGTGCTGCGCAAGATCACCAACGAGAAGATCAGCAAGCTGCAGAAGGGCGATGAATTGAGCCCGGGCGTCATCAAGATGGTCAAGGTGTACATCGCGATGAAGCGCCGTCTCTCGGTCGGCGACAAGATGGCAGGCCGTCACGGTAACAAGGGTGTCGTTGCTCGCATCCTGCCGGAAGAGGACATGCCGTACCTTCCCGACGGTACCCCCGTTGAGATCGTGCTGAACCCGCTCGGCGTGCCTTCGCGTATGAACGTTGGTCAGATCCTGGAGACGCATCTTGGATGGGCCGCGCACAAGCTGGGCGCCATGGTTGCCGAGATGGCAGCACAGGCTGAGAACGCCAACGAGATCCGCGAGCTCTTCAAGGCGCGCTTCAAGGATACGGCGGCTCTTAACCAGCTCCTCGAGCTCGATGACGAGATGACGGTGCGTGTTGCGGCCGGCATGAAGAAGGGCATCTGGTTCGGTACCGCGGTATTCGACGGCGCACGTGAGACGGAGATCAAGGCGCTGCTCGCAGCGGCTGGTCTGCCCTCCTCGGGCAAGTCCGAACTGTTCGACGGTATGACCGGCGAGCCGTTCGAACAGCCGGTGACCGTTGGCTACATCTACATGCTGAAGCTGAGCCACCTTGTGGACGACAAGATCCACGCTCGTTCCATCGGACCGTACTCGCTCATCACGCAGCAGCCGCTGGGTGGTAAGGCACAGTTCGGCGGACAGCGCTTCGGTGAGATGGAAGTGTGGGCCCTTGAGGCTTATGGCGCTGCATACATCCTGCAGGAGCTGCTCACTGCCAAGTCCGACGATGTCTTCGGCCGTACCAAGATCTACGAAGCCATCGTGAAGGGCGAGGCGGCGATCGAGCCCGGCGTGCCGGAGTCGTTCAACGTGCTCATCCGCGAACTGCAGTCGCTCTGCCTCGACGTAGAGCTGGTCAAGCAGGAGGATCTGAAGAAGATCCCGATGCTGCCCATCGCAGCCGCTGCTGACTAA
- a CDS encoding Ohr family peroxiredoxin, producing the protein MGGEGEGTNPEQLFAAGYAACFIGAMKYIAGTQKMVLNAVSIDSSVSFGPVAAGGKGFGIGVDMVIHLPGLEREQAEKLVHDAYEVCPYPNATRGNIDVNLSVA; encoded by the coding sequence ATGGGCGGCGAGGGTGAAGGCACCAACCCTGAGCAGCTCTTCGCAGCAGGCTACGCCGCATGCTTCATCGGCGCGATGAAGTACATCGCAGGCACGCAGAAGATGGTGCTGAACGCTGTGTCCATCGACTCATCCGTAAGCTTTGGCCCGGTGGCCGCCGGCGGCAAGGGCTTCGGCATCGGCGTCGACATGGTCATCCACCTGCCCGGCCTAGAGCGGGAGCAGGCTGAGAAGCTGGTGCATGATGCGTATGAGGTTTGTCCATACCCGAACGCCACGCGCGGGAATATTGATGTGAATCTTTCGGTGGCTTGA
- a CDS encoding glutathione peroxidase: MMLLLLSSSLAASAGTANQVYKYPLKTIDGDKTSLAPYKGKVLMVVNVASACGFTPQYAALESVYEKYKDKGLVIVGIPANNFANQESGTDAEIKTFCNRKYHVTFPMMSKVSVVGADKTPLYHYLTDKTTDPNFSGEIKWNFTKFLIGRDGKPVNRFEPATTPDSPEVIAAIEGALKK, from the coding sequence ATGATGCTGTTGTTACTCAGCTCCAGCCTGGCGGCCTCTGCCGGCACGGCCAACCAGGTCTACAAGTACCCGCTCAAGACGATCGATGGCGACAAGACCTCGCTGGCGCCGTACAAGGGCAAGGTGCTGATGGTGGTCAACGTCGCCAGCGCCTGCGGCTTCACACCACAGTACGCCGCACTCGAGTCGGTCTACGAGAAATACAAGGACAAGGGACTGGTGATCGTCGGCATCCCGGCGAATAACTTCGCCAACCAGGAGTCCGGCACCGACGCCGAAATCAAAACCTTCTGCAACCGCAAGTACCACGTCACCTTCCCGATGATGTCGAAAGTTTCGGTAGTAGGCGCGGACAAGACACCGCTGTACCACTACCTGACGGACAAGACGACCGACCCTAACTTCAGCGGCGAGATCAAGTGGAACTTTACGAAGTTCCTCATTGGTCGTGATGGCAAGCCGGTGAATCGGTTTGAGCCGGCGACGACGCCGGATTCACCAGAGGTAATTGCAGCGATTGAGGGTGCTTTGAAGAAGTAG
- a CDS encoding 3-keto-disaccharide hydrolase: MKSALAAFVFSLSFAASTVSAQVVNTLTPQEKTDGWRLLFDGKTTDGWRSARGGGFPAVGWVVKDGAITVTETGGEEAGNGGDIVTTRTYENFELSVDFKTSPGANSGIMYFVDLDLMPWHNGHGSPIGFEYQVLDDALHPDAKRGKNGDRTVASLYDMIPAAADKPIKPVGEWNTARIVVRGQHGEHWLNGVKVLEYDLDSPEFKQILAESKYHVFPSYGHGGKGYILLQDHGFPVWFRNIKIRELAAGTGR; the protein is encoded by the coding sequence ATGAAAAGTGCACTTGCTGCTTTTGTTTTTAGTCTTTCGTTTGCTGCGTCTACCGTGTCTGCGCAGGTGGTAAATACCCTTACCCCGCAGGAGAAGACCGACGGCTGGCGGCTGTTGTTTGATGGGAAGACGACGGATGGGTGGCGGAGTGCGCGGGGTGGTGGGTTTCCTGCTGTGGGCTGGGTGGTGAAGGATGGCGCCATCACGGTGACGGAGACGGGTGGTGAGGAGGCGGGCAATGGTGGTGACATTGTTACGACGCGCACCTACGAGAACTTTGAACTCTCCGTGGATTTCAAGACTTCGCCGGGTGCGAACTCCGGGATTATGTACTTCGTCGATTTGGACCTGATGCCGTGGCATAACGGCCACGGATCGCCCATCGGGTTTGAGTACCAGGTGCTGGATGACGCGCTGCATCCGGATGCGAAGCGTGGCAAGAATGGCGACCGGACGGTGGCCTCACTCTATGACATGATTCCGGCTGCGGCGGATAAGCCGATCAAGCCCGTGGGCGAGTGGAACACGGCGCGCATTGTGGTACGCGGTCAGCATGGCGAGCACTGGCTGAATGGTGTGAAGGTGCTGGAGTATGACCTGGATTCGCCGGAGTTCAAGCAGATTCTGGCAGAGAGCAAGTACCACGTCTTCCCGAGTTATGGGCATGGTGGGAAGGGCTACATCCTGTTGCAGGACCATGGATTTCCGGTGTGGTTCCGGAACATCAAGATTCGGGAGCTGGCGGCTGGGACCGGGCGGTAG
- a CDS encoding DsbA family protein encodes MTKKLSLPVSEDDHAQGNARAAVTLVEYGDYQCPTCGAAYPIVKQLQKHFGDRLRFVHRNFPLDQHRYAEPAAETAEFAASEGKFWEMHDALYENQDSMDEDLFPELATELDLDPQKLEEALDGSNFTAIIDRDLASGEASGVRGTPTFFLNGIRHDDAFDYETLKAAITAATEK; translated from the coding sequence ATGACCAAGAAACTTTCCCTCCCCGTAAGTGAAGACGATCACGCACAGGGCAACGCCCGCGCTGCCGTCACGCTGGTGGAGTACGGCGACTACCAGTGCCCCACCTGCGGCGCTGCCTACCCCATCGTCAAGCAGCTGCAGAAGCACTTCGGCGACCGCCTGCGCTTTGTGCATCGCAACTTCCCGCTGGATCAGCATCGCTACGCGGAACCCGCCGCTGAAACGGCCGAGTTCGCCGCCAGCGAAGGCAAGTTCTGGGAGATGCACGACGCCCTCTACGAGAACCAGGACAGCATGGACGAAGACCTATTCCCCGAGCTCGCCACCGAGTTAGACTTGGACCCGCAGAAGCTTGAAGAGGCTCTCGACGGCAGCAACTTCACCGCCATCATCGACCGCGACCTGGCCAGCGGAGAAGCCAGCGGCGTCCGCGGCACACCCACCTTCTTCCTCAACGGCATCCGCCACGACGATGCCTTCGACTACGAAACGCTCAAGGCAGCGATCACCGCCGCCACCGAAAAGTAA